Part of the Halostella litorea genome is shown below.
CGGACTCAAACTCCGGATGGCGTTCGTGGGCACCATCCTGTTCGCGTTCTACGCGCTCGTGGCGGGCTTTGCCTTCACGCTCGGCGTCCCGCTGTGGCTGGTGCTCGTCGGCTCCGTCCTCTTTGCCGGCTTCCAGTACAAGCTCGGCAAGTGGATGGCGCTGCGCAGCGTCGGCGCAGAGGAGATGGACGAACAGCAGTATCAGGAGATCCACAAAATGGTCGACGGCATCTGCTTCGAGATGAACCTCGACAAGCCGAAGCTGATGGTCGCCGACATGGGCGTCCCCAACGCCTTCGCCACGGGCCGGCGCGGCGCGGGCGTCGTGGTCGTCTCCAGCGAACTCATCCGCATCCTCGAACGCGACGAACTGAAAGGCGTCATCGCCCACGAACTGGCCCACCTCGACAACCGCGACGTGGTCACGATGGTGCTCGGCCAGTCTATCGCCTCCATCGTCGGCATCGCCGTCCAGTGGACGATCATGCTCACCGGCGACAACGACATCGCCGACTTCGTGCTCGGTTACATCGCTGGCATCCTCACGCAGATGTTCGTGATGCTGTTTGTGCTCGCCATCTCGCGGTACCGCGAGTACGTCGCCGACAGCGACGCCGCCCAGCACATCGGCGGCGGCGAGCCGCTGGCCCGCGCCCTGGAGAAGATCCAGCGCGGCGCCGAGGGCCGCGAGAGCCGCGTCGGCGACGACGTGAGCGCGCTCTGTATCTTCGACTCCGAGCGCGGCCTCCTGAAGTCGGTTCTCGCGACCCACCCGCCGGTCGAGAAGCGCATCGAGAAGCTCCGGAGTTACTGAGGACGCCGCCGGGGAACCCATCCGACTGCGGGACGTTTCCCCCGAAGCCATTTTACTGGCCCCCGACACACGTTCGGGTATGGTGGATATCCACTCGGGCCAGCGCGTCGCGATGCTCGCCGACGCGCAGAACCTCTATCACTCCGCACAGAGCCTCTACAGCCGGAACATCGACTACTCCGAACTGCTGAACAAGGGGGTACAGGACCGCGAACTCGTCCGCGCGATCGCGTACGTCATCCGCGCGGACTCGCCGGAGGAGGAGTCCTTCTTCGACGCGCTGACGGACATCGGCTACGAGACGAAGATAAAGGACATCAAGACGTTCAAGGACGGGTCGAAGAAGGCCGACTGGGACGTCGGCATGTGTCTCGACGCGGTGACGCTGACGAACCACGTCGACACGATCGTCCTCTGTACGGGCGACGGCGACTTCTCGCGGCTCTGCTCGCACCTGCGTCACGAGGGCGTCCGCGTCGAGGCGATGGGGTTCGAGGAGTCGACCTCCGACGAACTCGTCGACGCCGTCGACGCCTTCATCGACCTGAGCGAGCGCCCCGACACGTTCCTGCTGTAAAGGGTCGCCCTCCGGTACTTCGCGTCGTCCGGTTCAGACCGGGCGGCCGTCGCCGGCCGTCCCGACGAGCAGCGCGCCGGCCGCCATCCCGAGCGACGCGATCGCGGCCGGAATGAGTAGTGACGTGTCCCGCAGTGCGCCCGTCGCCAGAAGCACGACGCTGCTCACGACCAGCAACACGGCCCCAAGCGCGACTTTCTTCGTATCCATTGTACGTAGGGATCGGCACCGAACGCTTATAGTTTTCTCTACCGGTCCGCGGGGGTAGCGTGGTAACGACTCACGAACCCCGGCCGCCGTGTCGAAGGGCTTTCGAGGGCGTGTGTCGAACTGGGCGGCAATGAGCGACGACGCGGGCGACCTGGTCCGACTTCGGACCGTCGCCGACTACCAGTTCGGTCGCGGGGCGGGGCGGGCGCTGTTCCCGGCCGACGAGGAGCTACGGATCAAGCGCACGACCTCCGGCCGGCCACAGCAGGTCGTCGCCGACGAGGGGCGGGTCGTCTCCCACGGCATCGACGGCCGGTTCACGCTGGGGATCGCCGGCGGGCGGCGGCTCGCGGCGGGGCTGGACGCGCCGGCGGCGCGGGTCGTCGTCGGCGACGAGAGCGAGCCGTTCGTCCGCGAGGGCCGCAACGCCTTCGCGAAGTTCGTCGACGAGGCGGACCCGGCCGTCCGCCCCGGCGACGAGGTGCTCGTGGTCCACGAGTCGGGCGACCTGCTCGCGGTCGGCCGCGCGGAACTGGCCGCCGACGCGATGGTCGCGTTCGGGAGCGGGATGGCGGTGAAGGTGCGGGAGGGCGCGGGCGAGTGACGTTCGTCAGTCTTTTCTCGGAGTAACGCGACCCTCCGGGTATGTTCGGAGGCGGCGGCGGGGGCCTCAATCCCCGCAAGATGAAGCAGATGATGGAGCAGATGGGCATCGACTTCGAGGAGCTGGAGGCAAACGAAGTCATCATCCGCACCGACGACGGCGACCTGGTGTTCGACGACGCCGAGGTCACCCGGATGGACGCCCAGGGCCAGCAGACCTACCAGGTCGTCGGCGAGCCCGAGACCCGCGAGGCCGGCGCGCTCCCGGAAGACGGGAACGAGGCCGACGACGGCGACGACGGCGGCGTCCCCGACGAGGACGTCGAGATCGTCGCCCAGCGGACCGGCGCCAGCGAGGCGGCGGCCCGCGAGGCCCTGGAGGAGAACAACGGCGACCTCGCCGCGGCCGTCGACAGCCTGGAGTGACGGTCGTCCTCGTCCACGGCGACCGGGAGTACCTGCGCGACCCCGGCGAGGAGCTCCAGACGGACCTCGGCGTGCTGGAGGTCCCCGAGGACGTCTCACCGGGCGACACCCTCGAAACGCACCTCGGCGACGAGTTCCACGTCCGCCGCCTGCGCGGCCCCGACCTCTTTCATCACCTCGAACGCACCGGCGCGCCGATGGTGCCCCGCGACGTCGGCCGGGTCCTCGGCGAGGTCGGCGTCGAGGCCGGCGACCGCGTGCTCGACGCCGGCACCGGCACCGGCGTGCTCGCGGCGTACATGGGCCGGATCGGCGCGGACGTGCTCACGTTCGAGCGCGACCCCGAGTTCGCCGAGGTGGCCCGGGGGAACATGGCGACGGCGGACGTGTCCGACGCCGTCGAGGTGCGGGCCGGCGACGTGACCGAGGGCCTCGACGACCTCGGGCCGTTCGACGTGGTCACGCTCGACACCGAGGACGCCCCGACCGTCGTCGAGCGCGCGCCCGACCTGCTCGCGCGGGGCGGCTTCGTCGCCGTCTACTCCCCGTTCGTCGAGGACACCCGCGAGGTGGCCCGGACCGCCGAGGACGTCGGCCTCGGCGACGTCCGCACGCTGGAGACGATCGAGCGCGAGATGGACTTCGACGACCGCGGCTCCCGCCCGTCGACCGCCGGCGTCGGCCACACCGGCTACCTGACCGTCGCCCGGAACGACTAGAGGTCCGCAAGCAGCGACGGCGGGTAGACGACCTCGTCCCGCTCGGCGAAGGCGGCGGGCTCCTTCCAGACGACGTCGAACGCCTCCCCGAGCTCCGGCTCCTCGGCCTCGAAGCGGTCGAGTTCGTACGGCCAATCCTCCACGATGTCGGCCTCGTACAGCCGCCAGATCTCGTGACCTTCGGTCCCGTCGAACGTGAACGTCCGCTCGTAGGTGTCGACCGACCGGACGCCGGTCAGTTCGACGCCGAGTTCTTCGCGGAACTCCCGGCGCACGGCGTCCCGGCTGTGTTCGCCGAACTCGATCGCGCCGCCGACCGGCCGGTAGAAGGTGTAGTCCTCGGCGGGGTCGTAGTGCTCCGCAAGCAGGATCCGGCCGTCCCGCCGGACGACGGCCAGGGCGACCGGACGGACGTCTCGCCAACTCATGGGCTTCGCGGATAGACCGACGTTCGACAAGTAGCTGTCCGTTCGGGACGGCGGACGTGAGGAGAGGGAGGTCGTCAGTCGTCGGACGAGGCCGCAAAGCCCGGCGAGTCCGCCGCGGCGTCGACCGTCGCCGCCTCGGGCGGGGACTCGCGGACGTCGTCGGCGCCCTCCTCGGTGATGACGCGGTGGTAGGCGTCCGGCATCACCACGGCGAACCGCTCGACGTACTCGTCCCACGCGTCCAGGATCGCCGCGCCGCGCTCGCTGCCGGTGTAGGCGACGTGGTTCTCGATCAGGCGGCGGAGCATCCGGCGGTCCTTCTCGGACAGCGAGTCGGAGACGCTCACCATCCCGGTGTTGGCCTTCTCGGCGAAGTCGCCGTCCTCGTCCAGCACGTAGGCGACGCCGCCGGACATGCCGGCCGCGAAGTTCTTGCCCACGTCGCCGAGCACGGCGACCGCGCCGCCGGTCATGTACTCGCAGCCGTGGTCGCCGACGCCCTCGACGACGGCTTTCACGCCGGAGTTGCGCACCGCGAAGCGCTCGCCGGCGACGCCGTTGACGTAGGCCTCGCCGTCGGTCGCGCCGTACAGCGCGACGTTGCCGACGCAGACGTTCTCCGCGGCGTCGTAGGCCGCGTCGTCGGGCGTCGTCACGGAGAGCTTCCCGCCCGAGAGGCCCTTGCCAACGTAGTCGTTGGCGCTGCCGGTCAGGTGCAGCGAGACGCCGCCCGCGAGGAACGCGCCGAAGCTCTGCCCGGCGGTGCCCTGCAGGTCGACGTTCACGGTGTCGTCCGGCAGGCCGGTCGTGCCGTGGCGCGAGGACACCTCGTGGGACAGCGTCGCGCCGACCGCGCGGTCGACGTTCGACACGTCGGCGACGAGTTCGACCGGCTCGCCCGCGTCGAGGGCGGGCTCGGCGGCGTCGATCAGGTCCCAGTCGAGCGCGTCGTCGACCTCGTGGGTCTGCTCGCGGACCTTCCGGCGCTGGTCGCCGTCGGGCTCGGCGAGCACGCCCGAGAGGTCGACGTTGCGCGCCTTCGGGTGGTCGACGTCGTCGCGCTGGGCGAGCACGTCGACGCGGCCGACCATCTCGTCGACCGTCTCGAAGCCGAGTTCGGCCATGATCTCGCGCAGTTCCTGGGCGATGAACGTCATGTAGTTGATGACGTGTTCCGGCTCGCCGGGGAAGCGGCTGCGCAGTTCCTCGCGCTGGGTGGCGACGCC
Proteins encoded:
- a CDS encoding nascent polypeptide-associated complex protein codes for the protein MFGGGGGGLNPRKMKQMMEQMGIDFEELEANEVIIRTDDGDLVFDDAEVTRMDAQGQQTYQVVGEPETREAGALPEDGNEADDGDDGGVPDEDVEIVAQRTGASEAAAREALEENNGDLAAAVDSLE
- a CDS encoding methyltransferase domain-containing protein, with the protein product MTVVLVHGDREYLRDPGEELQTDLGVLEVPEDVSPGDTLETHLGDEFHVRRLRGPDLFHHLERTGAPMVPRDVGRVLGEVGVEAGDRVLDAGTGTGVLAAYMGRIGADVLTFERDPEFAEVARGNMATADVSDAVEVRAGDVTEGLDDLGPFDVVTLDTEDAPTVVERAPDLLARGGFVAVYSPFVEDTREVARTAEDVGLGDVRTLETIEREMDFDDRGSRPSTAGVGHTGYLTVARND
- a CDS encoding M48 family metalloprotease, whose translation is MRHIGLKLRMAFVGTILFAFYALVAGFAFTLGVPLWLVLVGSVLFAGFQYKLGKWMALRSVGAEEMDEQQYQEIHKMVDGICFEMNLDKPKLMVADMGVPNAFATGRRGAGVVVVSSELIRILERDELKGVIAHELAHLDNRDVVTMVLGQSIASIVGIAVQWTIMLTGDNDIADFVLGYIAGILTQMFVMLFVLAISRYREYVADSDAAQHIGGGEPLARALEKIQRGAEGRESRVGDDVSALCIFDSERGLLKSVLATHPPVEKRIEKLRSY
- a CDS encoding NUDIX hydrolase — translated: MSWRDVRPVALAVVRRDGRILLAEHYDPAEDYTFYRPVGGAIEFGEHSRDAVRREFREELGVELTGVRSVDTYERTFTFDGTEGHEIWRLYEADIVEDWPYELDRFEAEEPELGEAFDVVWKEPAAFAERDEVVYPPSLLADL
- a CDS encoding LabA-like NYN domain-containing protein, encoding MVDIHSGQRVAMLADAQNLYHSAQSLYSRNIDYSELLNKGVQDRELVRAIAYVIRADSPEEESFFDALTDIGYETKIKDIKTFKDGSKKADWDVGMCLDAVTLTNHVDTIVLCTGDGDFSRLCSHLRHEGVRVEAMGFEESTSDELVDAVDAFIDLSERPDTFLL
- a CDS encoding PUA domain-containing protein, with the translated sequence MSDDAGDLVRLRTVADYQFGRGAGRALFPADEELRIKRTTSGRPQQVVADEGRVVSHGIDGRFTLGIAGGRRLAAGLDAPAARVVVGDESEPFVREGRNAFAKFVDEADPAVRPGDEVLVVHESGDLLAVGRAELAADAMVAFGSGMAVKVREGAGE